From a single Gimesia fumaroli genomic region:
- a CDS encoding DUF1552 domain-containing protein, protein MSRRRFLRGAGVSLALPLMECLTQQSDAAPTGKSQPGRMLLISNNLGVLPKPFFPKTTGANYQLSPYLQELKDYAQDFTVFSGLSHPACEGGHSTENCFLTGAKHPTSSGFRNTVSLDQYAAEHLGRQTRFSTLNLGVNIDKANRSLSWTRDGVLLPAEDSPSRLFQKMFLQGSDAKIKQRLHQLQRRGSILDAVSESTQNFSKHLGHNDRARLDQYFTSIRELEQRLVAAGEWEQSPKPKTDQEPPQDIVDRALLFEKFEQMLTMATLALQSDSTRIVTLMVDAFATPVFQLKGDEKSSTAYHPLSHHGMRADHLAQLEKADRRQMKLLKQFLKTLASVQGETGRLLDSTMVLYGSNMGDANTHDNTNLPILLAGGGFRHGQHLSFNRDNNAPLCNLYVSMLHQLGIETDQFGSGQTTLTGLKS, encoded by the coding sequence ATGTCCCGACGCCGCTTCCTGCGTGGCGCAGGTGTTTCGTTGGCACTTCCATTGATGGAGTGTCTGACGCAACAGAGTGACGCCGCTCCAACGGGGAAGTCACAACCCGGACGCATGCTGTTGATCTCGAATAACCTGGGAGTATTACCGAAGCCATTCTTCCCAAAGACAACGGGTGCCAATTACCAACTCTCGCCCTACCTGCAGGAGCTTAAGGACTATGCTCAGGATTTTACGGTCTTCAGCGGCTTGTCTCATCCGGCCTGCGAAGGAGGACACTCGACCGAAAACTGTTTCCTCACAGGTGCCAAACATCCTACAAGTAGCGGCTTTCGAAATACTGTTTCACTCGACCAGTATGCCGCAGAGCATCTGGGGCGACAAACCCGTTTCAGTACACTGAATCTTGGAGTGAATATTGATAAAGCCAACCGCAGCCTGTCATGGACCAGGGACGGCGTTCTGTTACCGGCTGAAGACAGCCCGTCGCGTCTCTTTCAAAAAATGTTTCTTCAGGGGAGTGACGCGAAAATTAAACAGCGTCTGCATCAGCTCCAGCGGCGTGGCAGTATTCTGGATGCCGTATCGGAATCGACGCAAAATTTCAGTAAGCATCTGGGACACAACGATCGGGCACGACTCGATCAGTATTTTACATCCATTCGCGAGCTGGAACAGAGACTGGTTGCCGCGGGCGAGTGGGAGCAAAGTCCCAAGCCGAAAACCGATCAGGAACCGCCTCAAGACATCGTGGACCGGGCGTTACTGTTCGAAAAATTCGAGCAGATGCTAACAATGGCAACGCTGGCACTGCAGTCGGATTCCACACGCATTGTTACATTAATGGTTGATGCGTTTGCAACGCCTGTCTTTCAGTTGAAGGGGGATGAGAAAAGTTCTACCGCTTACCACCCGCTCAGCCATCACGGCATGCGTGCGGATCATCTGGCCCAACTCGAAAAAGCGGATCGGCGTCAGATGAAACTGTTAAAACAATTTCTGAAAACATTAGCGAGTGTGCAAGGCGAAACCGGTCGGCTGCTGGACAGTACGATGGTCTTGTATGGCAGCAATATGGGGGATGCTAATACACATGATAACACAAATCTGCCGATTCTATTGGCCGGCGGTGGCTTTCGGCATGGTCAGCATCTGTCTTTCAATCGCGATAACAACGCCCCCCTGTGCAATTTGTATGTGAGCATGTTGCATCAGCTTGGTATCGAGACCGATCAGTTTGGATCAGGTCAAACGACACTGACAGGGCTTAAATCCTGA
- a CDS encoding DUF1592 domain-containing protein, which produces MLSCMFLQQELQFNQIGRCVAWLGITLIVFSPSGFAADSVSPPSNEFVHALIRKSCIDCHNDETTEGGLNLKRLDWQLEDPQIRRRWIQIHDRTAAGEMPPEASDLPPTERKALVNQLSKAILDADIQEVREAGRGPMRRLTRHEFEQNLRDLLKLPYLDIKDMLPADREQHHCNKVAEVLDISRIQMEAYLNATEAGLRQAVASGLNPRKPEHHRLPATRMFLTAQTFGEREAMFYAKHSQMVPLTGADLARIRKDNQHDPEMELAIFRSASWPYYGYPDVFKAVEPGTYRLRFSARAVRQLPDFSLRPARNSIPMNFRARKRSGADVSGDVRATRDILDIQPQVDEYETTIRLKKNETFEYSLLGLPVPRAINPPNAPLYYDFPPMPEGGHPGIAFQWLEVTGPIDSAKWPPPSHKQLFDDLPIRKASQGSLAVELVSTHPKQDAVRLLNRFIHLAQRQPTPADVIKIYERLVLSELNQGAPLAEALLTGYSAFLCSGPYLYLPEPQSDSLYRQYAVASRLSHFLGNTRPDSELMAHAANGELLDPGILQKETNRLLQSEANENFITNFTDYWLSLKEIRRDEPDARLYPEYRFDDYLIESMAAETRTFFKDMIHNNRPVTAFVNADYAFINDRLARHYDLEPVSGSRLRLVSLPASSPYGGLLTQAAMMKVTANGTTTSPVLRGAWIMERIMGDPPPPPPTSVPAVEPDIRGATTIREQLARHTKDPVCAACHARFDPVGFALENFDIMGARRQRYRSLGRGEKITGIDRAGHAFAYHVAGAIDASGQLRDGRKFRDIQELKQILMADPRQLARNLIHQFTVYTTGVPVRFSDRPAIEAILDQCSANGYRTRDLLQALVQSRIFLGSDPGSQVTQNSE; this is translated from the coding sequence ATGCTTAGCTGCATGTTTCTTCAACAGGAATTGCAATTCAATCAAATCGGGAGATGTGTCGCCTGGTTGGGCATCACATTGATCGTTTTTTCCCCAAGTGGATTTGCTGCTGACTCTGTCAGTCCCCCATCGAATGAGTTTGTTCATGCACTGATTAGGAAGTCTTGTATTGACTGTCACAATGATGAGACGACCGAAGGCGGACTCAATTTGAAACGACTCGACTGGCAGCTGGAAGATCCTCAGATACGTCGCCGCTGGATACAGATTCACGATCGCACCGCTGCTGGAGAAATGCCTCCCGAGGCAAGTGACCTCCCGCCCACAGAACGCAAGGCTCTGGTAAATCAGCTGTCAAAGGCAATCCTTGATGCGGACATACAGGAAGTTCGCGAAGCAGGACGTGGACCGATGCGACGACTGACGCGTCATGAATTTGAACAAAACCTGCGCGATCTGCTCAAGCTGCCTTATCTCGATATTAAAGATATGTTGCCGGCAGATCGGGAGCAGCACCATTGTAATAAAGTCGCTGAAGTACTCGATATCTCCCGCATTCAGATGGAGGCGTATCTCAATGCCACAGAAGCCGGATTGCGTCAGGCGGTTGCCTCAGGTTTAAATCCACGGAAACCAGAACACCATCGGCTGCCTGCCACACGCATGTTTCTGACCGCGCAGACATTCGGCGAACGTGAGGCGATGTTTTACGCGAAACATTCACAAATGGTTCCTCTCACCGGCGCTGATCTGGCACGAATCCGTAAAGACAATCAACACGATCCGGAAATGGAACTGGCCATCTTTCGGTCGGCTTCCTGGCCTTATTATGGATATCCGGATGTATTCAAAGCAGTTGAACCAGGCACGTACCGTCTCCGTTTTTCCGCTCGCGCAGTGCGGCAGTTACCCGATTTCAGTCTCAGGCCGGCCCGAAATTCCATTCCCATGAATTTTCGGGCACGCAAACGATCCGGTGCCGATGTTTCAGGTGATGTCCGTGCCACTCGCGACATCCTCGATATTCAACCGCAGGTTGACGAATACGAAACGACCATCAGGCTCAAAAAGAATGAAACTTTCGAGTACAGTCTTTTAGGGCTGCCGGTTCCCCGTGCTATCAATCCACCGAATGCGCCGCTGTATTATGACTTTCCCCCTATGCCCGAGGGAGGACATCCGGGAATCGCGTTTCAATGGCTGGAAGTGACCGGGCCCATTGACTCTGCCAAATGGCCTCCCCCTTCCCATAAACAACTTTTTGACGACCTTCCGATTCGAAAAGCAAGTCAAGGTTCATTGGCTGTCGAGTTGGTATCCACCCATCCCAAACAGGATGCAGTACGGCTCCTCAACCGTTTTATTCATCTCGCGCAGCGCCAACCAACGCCTGCGGATGTCATCAAAATATATGAACGCCTCGTTTTGAGTGAACTCAATCAGGGGGCACCTTTGGCTGAAGCGCTTCTGACAGGCTATAGCGCGTTTCTGTGTTCTGGCCCGTATTTATATCTCCCGGAACCCCAGTCAGATTCTCTCTACAGACAGTATGCCGTCGCTTCTCGGCTGTCGCATTTTCTGGGAAACACGCGTCCCGATTCCGAATTGATGGCGCATGCCGCGAATGGGGAACTGCTGGATCCGGGCATCTTGCAGAAAGAGACCAATCGATTATTACAGTCTGAGGCGAACGAGAACTTCATTACGAATTTCACAGACTACTGGTTGTCGTTAAAAGAGATTCGTCGTGATGAGCCTGATGCGCGACTTTATCCGGAGTACCGCTTTGATGACTATCTGATTGAATCGATGGCAGCGGAAACACGAACGTTTTTTAAAGATATGATTCACAACAATCGACCCGTCACAGCGTTCGTGAATGCAGACTATGCTTTCATCAATGATCGACTTGCACGGCACTACGACCTGGAGCCGGTCAGCGGATCGCGTTTACGGCTCGTTTCTCTGCCGGCCTCAAGTCCGTACGGAGGGTTACTTACACAGGCAGCGATGATGAAAGTCACGGCCAACGGAACTACAACGTCACCTGTTTTACGTGGTGCCTGGATTATGGAACGTATTATGGGAGACCCACCTCCACCGCCGCCGACTTCGGTTCCTGCTGTGGAACCTGATATCCGTGGCGCAACCACCATTCGCGAACAGTTGGCCCGGCATACAAAAGACCCTGTTTGTGCCGCCTGCCATGCACGCTTCGATCCGGTCGGTTTTGCACTGGAGAATTTTGATATTATGGGAGCCAGGCGTCAGCGCTATCGTAGCCTGGGTCGTGGTGAGAAAATAACGGGCATTGATCGTGCCGGGCATGCGTTTGCCTATCATGTTGCCGGGGCCATAGATGCCAGTGGGCAGCTTAGAGACGGTCGGAAATTTCGGGATATTCAGGAACTCAAACAAATTCTTATGGCCGATCCCAGACAGCTTGCTCGAAATTTGATTCATCAGTTCACCGTCTACACGACCGGCGTGCCGGTCCGGTTTTCAGATCGACCTGCCATTGAGGCAATCCTCGATCAATGCAGTGCAAATGGATATCGGACGCGTGATCTTCTGCAGGCGTTGGTGCAAAGCCGGATTTTCCTCGGTAGTGATCCTGGATCTCAGGTGACACAAAATTCCGAATAA
- a CDS encoding GntR family transcriptional regulator, whose amino-acid sequence MNPAASLSAHQLNVGSLRFDIFSQILLSIFTGEYQAGTRLKVQHLAKQYGVSSTPVREAIVELTGIGVVELIPNRGAVVAPFGIPEIREIYHVRRILEVEAVRCACDCPDLNEIEQLLKDTKALQQENRDENWGVRCSDLDKRTHIAIANAAGNARLKAELNRYDRLMHIIRVLVNDWEPFLDQIHSEHIDVLEEILRRDKDAAGEAMARHLKATCERAIEGVFLHGVTES is encoded by the coding sequence ATGAATCCGGCGGCATCTCTCTCAGCGCATCAGTTAAATGTAGGCTCGCTGCGTTTTGATATCTTCAGTCAGATACTGCTCTCTATCTTTACGGGAGAGTACCAGGCGGGAACCCGTTTAAAAGTGCAGCATCTGGCAAAACAATACGGAGTGAGCAGTACGCCGGTCAGAGAAGCCATCGTAGAGTTAACGGGCATTGGAGTCGTCGAATTAATTCCGAATCGTGGAGCCGTCGTTGCCCCGTTTGGGATTCCTGAGATACGAGAAATCTATCACGTTCGTCGAATTCTAGAAGTCGAAGCGGTGCGCTGTGCCTGCGATTGTCCTGATCTCAACGAGATTGAACAACTCCTGAAAGATACAAAAGCACTACAGCAGGAAAACCGTGATGAAAACTGGGGCGTGCGTTGCTCCGATTTAGATAAAAGAACACACATTGCCATTGCGAATGCCGCGGGTAATGCAAGGTTGAAAGCGGAGTTGAATCGCTACGATCGACTGATGCATATCATTCGGGTGTTAGTGAATGACTGGGAACCTTTTCTAGATCAAATTCATTCCGAACATATCGATGTCCTGGAAGAAATCCTTCGACGGGATAAAGATGCTGCAGGCGAGGCCATGGCCCGTCATCTGAAAGCAACCTGTGAACGTGCCATTGAAGGCGTATTTTTGCATGGTGTTACAGAGTCATAA
- a CDS encoding DUF1559 domain-containing protein → MMLRTQKRGFTLIELLVVIAIIAILIALLLPAVQQAREAARRSSCKNNLKQLGLALHNYHDAHTRFPPGMLYRVNIPGTSSTKRTPFCLFLLPFIDQANIYNLYNHNDSWHLTSNDPARIIPIPTWQCPSDRDAIFPHQFYMAGESIRGNYGLNWGRNTFANQGAASPFNNIFGAKFRDITDGTSNTLAMMEMLKPATTAWDLRAWIWNDEPDAYPLMTRVGPNSTSPDLVTRCVNEAGRLPCIMEGTPGNRSVAARSMHTGGVHALLCDGSVRFVSNNIDLTTWQSLSSMAGGEVIGEY, encoded by the coding sequence ATGATGTTACGGACTCAAAAACGCGGATTTACTCTGATTGAATTACTGGTCGTCATTGCGATCATCGCCATTCTGATTGCGCTATTATTACCCGCGGTGCAGCAAGCGCGTGAAGCAGCCCGCAGATCCAGTTGCAAAAATAACCTGAAACAGTTGGGCCTGGCGTTACACAATTACCATGATGCGCACACGCGATTTCCCCCGGGAATGCTATACCGGGTCAATATTCCCGGTACTTCAAGTACGAAGCGAACCCCCTTCTGCCTCTTCCTGCTACCGTTCATTGATCAGGCTAACATTTACAATCTCTATAATCACAATGACAGCTGGCACCTCACTTCAAACGACCCGGCCCGCATCATTCCCATTCCAACATGGCAATGCCCCAGTGACAGAGACGCCATTTTTCCTCACCAATTCTATATGGCCGGTGAAAGCATTCGTGGAAATTATGGCCTTAACTGGGGCCGCAATACTTTCGCAAATCAAGGTGCTGCGTCTCCCTTCAACAATATTTTTGGTGCCAAGTTCCGTGATATTACAGATGGAACCAGTAATACACTGGCGATGATGGAAATGCTGAAACCTGCGACGACCGCCTGGGACCTGCGGGCCTGGATCTGGAACGATGAGCCAGACGCGTATCCATTGATGACGCGTGTCGGGCCTAACTCCACGTCTCCCGATCTCGTTACCCGCTGCGTGAACGAGGCAGGCCGATTACCATGTATTATGGAAGGTACCCCAGGTAACCGTAGTGTTGCTGCGCGAAGCATGCACACCGGTGGCGTGCATGCCCTGTTGTGTGATGGCTCGGTTCGATTTGTCTCAAATAATATCGACCTGACAACCTGGCAAAGCCTGAGCAGTATGGCTGGTGGCGAAGTAATCGGTGAATACTAA
- a CDS encoding peptidase associated/transthyretin-like domain-containing protein: MLPRNLIYLSLSFFLILSTGCGSADRVQGLEIKGSVTLEGEPLPSGAITLIPEGPGTSVGTTITDGTYLIDSSGGALAGEYRVEIDSSQSTGKKIKSSVGETLEEEFKNIIPEKYNRKSILKVIITQDGDHVHDFELASKP, encoded by the coding sequence ATGCTGCCCCGCAATCTGATTTACCTCTCTCTCTCTTTCTTCTTGATCTTGTCTACTGGTTGTGGATCAGCTGATCGCGTTCAGGGACTGGAAATTAAAGGCTCAGTCACATTGGAGGGAGAGCCGCTTCCCTCTGGGGCGATCACATTAATCCCGGAAGGGCCGGGGACCTCGGTAGGAACTACCATTACAGACGGAACGTATCTGATTGATTCCAGCGGCGGCGCGCTGGCAGGGGAATACCGGGTCGAGATTGATTCCAGTCAATCGACAGGCAAGAAAATTAAGAGCAGCGTTGGCGAAACATTGGAAGAGGAGTTTAAGAACATCATTCCGGAGAAGTATAACCGCAAGAGCATTCTGAAAGTGATCATCACACAAGACGGTGATCACGTTCATGATTTTGAGCTAGCAAGCAAACCGTAA
- a CDS encoding SDR family NAD(P)-dependent oxidoreductase → MQSLCGKKALITGAASGIGREISLQLAAEGVDLFLLDIEEDGLADTAETASLLGSQVFSQRCDLSDSQQITSAVKMVLDEWGYIDILVNNAGVAFYGPTHTMTAAQWDWLLAINLLAPIQMTRELLPTLINRPEAHIVNVSSICGLVSGSRFSAYQVSKFGLLGFSEALRAEYSRQGLGVSTICPGPVTTRLFETAPCGRADKTTPVPPRWLCSTPEVVAQKTIKAIYQDKGLCLVGWFAYLLYYLKRLAPWSLDLAHRFGRHKRMKKKVEQLKQGPVLQTAEKCASESHSNAA, encoded by the coding sequence ATGCAGAGTTTATGTGGGAAAAAAGCACTCATAACGGGTGCTGCCTCGGGGATTGGACGTGAAATTTCGCTGCAGTTAGCAGCGGAAGGCGTCGATCTCTTTCTGCTGGATATCGAAGAAGACGGATTGGCTGATACCGCGGAAACCGCATCGCTTCTGGGATCTCAGGTATTCAGTCAGCGTTGTGATTTATCCGATTCTCAGCAGATCACCAGTGCCGTAAAGATGGTCCTGGATGAGTGGGGTTATATTGACATTCTGGTCAATAATGCCGGTGTCGCGTTTTACGGGCCCACGCATACGATGACTGCCGCTCAATGGGACTGGTTGCTGGCAATCAATTTACTTGCGCCGATTCAGATGACGCGCGAATTGCTCCCTACATTAATCAATCGCCCTGAAGCTCACATTGTGAATGTTTCCAGCATCTGTGGGCTTGTTTCCGGCTCTCGATTCAGTGCCTATCAAGTCAGCAAATTTGGTCTGCTCGGATTTAGTGAAGCACTGCGAGCAGAATACAGTCGGCAGGGACTGGGTGTTTCCACGATCTGTCCCGGCCCCGTCACGACGCGATTATTCGAAACGGCTCCCTGTGGACGCGCTGATAAAACAACACCCGTGCCTCCACGGTGGCTCTGCAGTACACCCGAAGTCGTCGCACAAAAAACCATCAAAGCCATCTACCAGGATAAAGGGTTGTGTCTGGTTGGGTGGTTCGCCTATTTGCTGTATTACCTGAAACGATTGGCCCCCTGGTCACTCGACCTGGCCCATCGATTCGGACGTCATAAAAGAATGAAAAAGAAAGTAGAGCAGCTGAAGCAGGGCCCCGTGCTGCAGACGGCAGAAAAGTGTGCCTCAGAATCGCATTCGAATGCCGCCTAG
- a CDS encoding DinB family protein translates to MDIAQRIEEYLAGPDALRQSIAGMTAAEMDAAPVPGKWSTRQVICHIADFEPVYADRMKWIIAEENPPLPGGDPDLFAERLAYDQRDIEEELQLITAVRKHTARILKTLSPEQFQRSGTHSRDGKLTIADLLDRITNHIPHHIKLIQEKREALKG, encoded by the coding sequence ATGGATATCGCACAACGGATTGAAGAGTATCTGGCCGGGCCAGATGCATTACGCCAGTCGATTGCCGGCATGACGGCTGCGGAAATGGACGCGGCTCCCGTACCCGGGAAATGGTCGACGCGGCAGGTCATCTGTCATATTGCTGATTTCGAACCGGTGTATGCCGATCGGATGAAGTGGATCATCGCGGAAGAAAATCCTCCGCTACCGGGAGGCGATCCCGATCTGTTTGCAGAACGACTGGCATATGATCAACGGGATATCGAAGAGGAGCTGCAGTTGATTACTGCCGTGCGTAAGCATACTGCGCGGATTCTGAAAACACTCAGCCCCGAGCAATTTCAGCGATCGGGGACTCATTCCCGTGATGGAAAACTGACGATCGCTGATTTGCTGGATCGAATTACCAACCATATTCCACATCATATCAAGCTGATTCAGGAAAAACGGGAAGCCTTAAAAGGGTAA
- a CDS encoding dioxygenase family protein, producing MNFQLPEWDRRNFLKWSSFSVAAFTTPGLMAEELTRTPAMTEGPFYPDKMPLDTDNDLLVINDSITPAVGEITHLTGKVLDAKGQPLRNAFVEIWQVDSKASYIHTRGENKDGRDGNFQGYGRFLTDSKGQYYFRTIKPVPYRAGRGFRTPHIHVAVSKNGKRILTTQLLINGHELNSEDGVYRQIRNPELRKSILVDFKPLPESKLGELAANFDIVLGKTAEENEDGTIKGGIGKSELTRRPRRN from the coding sequence ATGAATTTTCAATTGCCAGAATGGGATCGACGGAATTTTTTGAAATGGTCTTCTTTCAGTGTGGCGGCGTTTACCACGCCGGGGCTCATGGCCGAAGAATTAACCCGCACACCTGCGATGACGGAAGGGCCGTTCTATCCGGACAAAATGCCTCTGGATACGGATAATGACCTGCTGGTGATTAATGATTCGATTACACCTGCCGTGGGAGAGATTACCCATTTGACCGGTAAGGTTCTGGACGCAAAAGGGCAACCGCTCAGAAATGCCTTCGTCGAAATCTGGCAGGTTGACAGCAAAGCTTCCTATATTCATACGCGTGGCGAAAACAAAGATGGTCGGGACGGAAACTTTCAAGGCTATGGCCGTTTTCTGACCGATTCCAAAGGACAGTATTACTTCCGCACCATTAAACCGGTTCCCTATCGAGCGGGACGCGGGTTTCGTACGCCGCACATTCATGTCGCCGTCAGTAAAAACGGGAAACGGATTCTGACGACCCAGTTATTGATTAACGGTCATGAACTCAACTCGGAAGACGGCGTCTACCGTCAGATTCGAAACCCGGAACTGCGTAAGTCGATTCTGGTCGATTTCAAACCGCTGCCTGAATCCAAGCTCGGCGAACTGGCTGCGAATTTTGATATTGTCCTGGGAAAAACGGCCGAAGAGAATGAAGATGGGACCATCAAAGGTGGCATCGGAAAATCAGAACTCACGCGCCGTCCTCGTAGGAATTGA
- a CDS encoding DUF3500 domain-containing protein — translation MKINYHYTALALVACFCFSLSDSPLSAAEVTKAQQAQISKASGEMAAAAKRFLASLTEEQRKQATFKLDDKERTNWHFIPDFAIKPAGVRYGLPMTKMTPQQRIFAVTLPSTALSHRGYLEMMSIRALEQVLFELEGRDVRNPELYYVSIFGKPDAKGTWGWRFEGHHLSVNLTIVDGKKFSVTPSFFGSNPATVKQGPLKGVEVLKQEQQLALNLVKSFNPDQLAIATIDTSGLDKKLLAKSVLKEVLTTDDPVVDKGLVEHKGIQYADLDPKQQKQLLRLVNVYLQRFRPELLKGTRYLGNLRDGDHLYFAWSGGQKRGEFHYYRIQSKVFLIEFANTQNDANHVHAVWREFDGDFGRDLLKEHFKNHHQK, via the coding sequence TTGAAGATCAATTACCACTACACCGCTCTGGCCCTGGTGGCCTGCTTCTGTTTCAGTCTGTCGGACAGCCCCCTGAGTGCCGCCGAAGTCACCAAAGCACAACAGGCACAAATCTCCAAAGCCAGCGGTGAAATGGCAGCCGCCGCCAAACGCTTCCTGGCTTCACTGACAGAAGAACAACGAAAACAGGCTACGTTCAAACTGGACGATAAAGAACGGACGAACTGGCATTTCATTCCTGACTTTGCGATCAAACCCGCAGGTGTCCGCTACGGTCTGCCGATGACCAAGATGACGCCGCAACAACGCATCTTTGCCGTCACACTGCCTTCTACCGCGTTGTCACACCGGGGCTATCTGGAAATGATGTCGATCCGGGCTCTGGAACAGGTCCTGTTCGAACTGGAAGGCAGAGACGTTCGCAATCCAGAACTATATTATGTTTCCATCTTCGGCAAACCCGACGCCAAGGGAACCTGGGGCTGGCGGTTCGAAGGACATCACCTGTCAGTCAATCTGACGATCGTAGACGGCAAGAAATTCTCAGTCACTCCCTCCTTTTTCGGCTCCAACCCGGCGACTGTGAAACAAGGCCCCTTGAAGGGGGTCGAAGTTCTCAAACAAGAACAGCAGCTGGCACTGAACCTGGTCAAATCGTTTAACCCCGATCAGCTGGCGATTGCCACGATCGACACATCCGGACTGGATAAAAAACTGTTGGCCAAAAGCGTACTCAAAGAAGTCCTGACGACCGACGATCCCGTCGTCGACAAGGGACTGGTGGAACACAAAGGCATTCAATATGCCGACCTGGATCCCAAACAGCAGAAACAACTGCTGCGTCTGGTGAATGTCTACCTGCAGCGCTTCCGACCGGAGCTTCTCAAAGGGACCCGCTATCTGGGGAACCTCAGAGACGGCGACCATCTCTACTTTGCCTGGAGTGGCGGCCAGAAACGGGGCGAATTCCACTACTACCGAATTCAATCCAAAGTCTTCCTGATCGAGTTTGCGAACACACAGAACGACGCCAATCATGTACACGCCGTCTGGCGCGAATTCGACGGCGACTTCGGTCGTGATCTGCTCAAAGAGCATTTCAAAAATCACCATCAGAAGTAA
- a CDS encoding DUF4062 domain-containing protein has product MSTGENKQHVPIFVGSTFEDMKDYRRAVRDALTQLETIIRGMEYFGSKPGTPVDECLAVVASCQVYIGIFGMRYGSVPDGHDLSMTHLEYEEAQRCELPSLIYILDENTQPILPKFVETGPGAEALLRLKDQLKRRHLVASFTTHSDLATKILHDVPEVLRKIGAAVKGELPDTEPADAVEVLRKFKLLPKMMKGRDVVVDFTIDRFWSVSPNECDALGLEAGATIRDHVTLFNGEWVYMYAENEIAQKLICLPKGSRARVQGAMVFGVTKEVEWGEDGPITTNEEHSGVCVKAILELTPPAAEGAS; this is encoded by the coding sequence ATGAGTACCGGAGAGAACAAACAGCACGTACCGATCTTCGTTGGCTCGACCTTCGAGGATATGAAGGACTACCGACGTGCGGTGCGAGATGCCTTGACCCAACTGGAGACGATTATCAGGGGTATGGAGTACTTCGGTTCCAAGCCTGGGACACCGGTTGACGAATGCCTTGCAGTGGTCGCGTCTTGTCAGGTCTATATCGGTATCTTCGGAATGCGATATGGTAGCGTTCCTGACGGACACGACTTGTCCATGACGCATCTCGAATATGAAGAGGCCCAACGTTGCGAGCTCCCGTCGCTTATCTACATCCTTGATGAGAACACTCAACCGATTCTGCCCAAGTTCGTGGAGACAGGTCCCGGTGCAGAAGCGCTGCTCCGTTTGAAGGACCAACTCAAGAGGCGGCACCTTGTTGCGTCCTTCACGACGCATAGCGATCTCGCCACGAAGATCCTCCATGACGTACCTGAGGTGCTCAGGAAAATAGGCGCCGCCGTCAAAGGGGAGCTTCCAGACACAGAGCCTGCGGATGCGGTAGAAGTCTTGCGCAAGTTCAAGCTTTTGCCAAAGATGATGAAGGGGAGGGATGTCGTCGTGGACTTCACAATCGATCGGTTTTGGTCGGTTAGTCCGAATGAATGCGATGCTCTTGGCCTTGAGGCAGGCGCAACGATTCGAGATCACGTCACACTCTTCAACGGTGAGTGGGTATATATGTACGCGGAGAATGAGATTGCCCAGAAGCTGATCTGTCTCCCGAAGGGATCGCGAGCTCGTGTCCAGGGTGCAATGGTATTCGGTGTTACAAAAGAAGTCGAATGGGGAGAAGATGGTCCGATCACAACGAACGAGGAACACAGTGGTGTTTGCGTAAAGGCGATCCTGGAATTAACGCCGCCGGCTGCCGAGGGAGCCAGCTAA